The following proteins are encoded in a genomic region of Necator americanus strain Aroian chromosome II, whole genome shotgun sequence:
- a CDS encoding hypothetical protein (NECATOR_CHRII.G5020.T2), whose protein sequence is MCASNSNVQSECVECETKSECEECYDCCCDTYVGVVSTDIIPGTRCSAKTVHGVAVTRCWNTVVSSFESAEVEPVRLLCPQHQYLFSKHSICLFCNCFSNTDRFGQGWLANCSTSPAHLTHLRCAVRNSGVLFLSCSHCNHPCLPSFDITATLEQPISSILFEINKEPVVSCLLRISNELVQYYQDKKEPRRILCAITSNLVNNRGLQSYFADLLLILSQKKDFEVLRQLIRFLIHCYEPLSTVWSEGELLMTVLVSSEIEIVTVLREAGCPVLPKHLDEMIVCYTPTLFDALMIEPEYASTLINEDLVSKLVAEKSWSYLLRVVEYRDDDGNKYNED, encoded by the exons ATGTGTGCAAGCAACTCCAATGTCCAGTCGGAATGTGTAGAATGTGAAACAAAAAGTGAATGTGAGGAATGCTACGACTGTTGTTGCGATACGTATGTCGGAGTCGTATCGACAGATATTATACCAG GAACACGATGTTCTGCCAAAACTGTTCATGGCGTGGCAGTGACAAGATGTTGGAATACTGTGGTTTCGTCATTCGAAAGTGCTGAAGTAGAACCAGTGCGCTTGTTGTGTCCTCAACATCAGTATTTATTCTCAAAACACTCTATATGCCTTTTCTGCAACTGTTTCTCGAATACA GATCGCTTTGGACAAGGATGGCTGGCTAACTGTAGCACATCTCCTGCACACCTGACACATCTTCGTTGTGCAGTGCGTAACTCTGGCGTACTGTTTCTGTCGTGTTCGCATTGTAATCATCCG TGTCTTCCATCTTTTGATATTACTGCTACCCTGGAACAACCTATTAGTTCCATTctatttgaaataaacaagGAACCTGTAGTCT CTTGTCTATTGCGAATTTCTAATGAACTTGTTCAATACTATCAGGATAAAAAAGAACCTCGCAGAATTCTTTGTGCCATCACATCAAACCTTGTCAATAACCGCGG CTTGCAGTCGTATTTTGCGGATCTGCTGTTGATATTAAGccaaaagaaggattttgaaGTTTTACGTCAACTGATTCGCTTTTTAATACATTGCTATGAACCTCTATCTACT GTGTGGTCGGAAGGAGAACTTTTAATGACAGTTTTGGTATCCAGTGAAATCGAGATCGTGACAGTTTTACGGGAAGCTGGTTGTCCTGTATTGCCTAAACATCTGGATGAAATGATCGTATGCTATACTCCAACTTTATTCGATGCCCTTATGATTGAACCGGAGTACGCTTCGACGCTCATAAATGAAGATTTGGTTTCTAAACTCGTTGCGGAGAAGTCCTGGAGCTATCTGTTAAG AGTTGTTGAATACCGTGATGACGATGGGAACAAATACAATGAGGATTAA
- a CDS encoding hypothetical protein (NECATOR_CHRII.G5021.T1), with protein sequence MRWPPLIFQIFAFCSAAGPLTVVMDLNEKFLEVSNEGMWIVKFYAPWCAHCKRLLPVWEHLGYAVSDKNLPVRVAKMDCTRFTSACNKLSITGYPTIFFFRQGRQIEYSGERTKEALYNFVVKSSAPIVEKVNAVRLNEIRRDSRYDPAFLIIGDEKDEVQAKFETIADSLFSKTRFFSADPIAVPTSLRESGARIAVFKDESFFPYHGSVEGLKRWILAERWPLMPRATPTNLGELASTGKLTVLVVCSELERLNQSSPIGIFCEMARRAAEDLRKNEYLWSRYQFAWLDGPEIAMNIIMGNMEPPNILVFNYSTYEYYLNDDEPEKMTRASIVTWLDNLADGIEKGTTVALGGRSWPTRIKRMFYEVYSNVAQMFATQPLLSSCLFGVPIAFLSIICYSICSADFTVDREEFYPDDEDEDYDESVEEDERAHLVDPNHAKNE encoded by the exons ATGCGGTGGCCGCCGTTAATCTTCCAGATCTTTGCTTTTTGTTCTGCAGCAGGTCCGTTAACTGTTGTTATGGACCTGAACgagaaatttttagaagttAGTAATGAGGGAATGTGGATAGTGAAG TTCTACGCTCCATGGTGTGCGCATTGTAAGCGTTTGCTTCCCGTATGGGAGCATCTTGGATATGCGGTCAGTGACAAAAATCTACCTGTGCGAGTAGCCAAAATGGACTGCACTCGATTCACTTCGGCATGTAATAAGTTGTCGATCACTGGATACCCCACTATATTCTT CTTCCGTCAAGGACGTCAGATAGAGTATTCTGGTGAGCGCACTAAAGAGGCGCTATACAATTTTGTTGTAAAAAGTTCTGCCCCCATTGTTGAGAAAGTCAACGCTGTTAGGCTCAACGAG ATCAGACGAGATTCACGGTATGACCCAGCGTTCTTGATCATTGGCGATGAGAAGGATGAAGTGCAGGCCAAATTCGAAACAATAGCCGATTCCTTGTTTTCAAAG ACCAGATTCTTTTCCGCTGATCCTATAGCGGTTCCGACATCGCTGCGTGAGTCTGGAGCTCGAATAGCAGTATTTAAAGATGAGTCATTCTTCCCCTACCATGGATCTGTAG AAGGCCTAAAACGTTGGATTTTGGCCGAAAGGTGGCCACTGATGCCTCGTGCCACACCAACTAACCTTGGAGAACTTGCTAGTACTGGCAAGCTCACAGTGCTTGTTGTGTGCAGTGAG TTGGAGAGACTAAATCAATCTTCACCAATAGGGATATTCTGTGAAATG gcAAGACGCGCTGCCGAGGATTTACGAAAGAACGAATATCTGTGGTCACGTTATCAATTTGCGTGGTTAGATGGCCCTGAAATAGCAATGAACATCATTATGGGAAATATGGAGCCTCCTA ATATTCTGGTCTTCAACTATTCCACATATGAGTATTATTTGAATGATGATGAACCAGAAAAGATGACACGGGCTTCGATAGTGACGTGGCTCGATAATCTGGCTGATGGTATAGAGAAAGGGACAACTGTTGCGCTTGGAG GTCGCTCGTGGCCGACGAGAATAAAACGTATGTTCTACGAGGTGTACTCCAACGTTGCGCAGATGTTCGCCACTCAACCACTGTTGTCATCTTGCCTCTTTGGTGTTCCTATTGCGTTCCTCAGCATAATTTGTTATAG TATTTGTTCTGCGGACTTTACCGTCGACAGAGAAGAGTTCTATCCCGACGATGAAGATGAAGATTACGACGAGTCGGTGGAAGAGGACGAACGAGCCCATCTAGTCGATCCAAATCACGCGAAAAACGAGTGA
- a CDS encoding hypothetical protein (NECATOR_CHRII.G5021.T2): MRWPPLIFQIFAFCSAAGPLTVVMDLNEKFLEVSNEGMWIVKFYAPWCAHCKRLLPVWEHLGYAVSDKNLPVRVAKMDCTRFTSACNKLSITGYPTIFFFRQGRQIEYSGERTKEALYNFVVKSSAPIVEKVNAVRLNEIRRDSRYDPAFLIIGDISFLSLQIRRDSRYDPAFLIIGDEKDEVQAKFETIADSLFSKTRFFSADPIAVPTSLRESGARIAVFKDESFFPYHGSVEGLKRWILAERWPLMPRATPTNLGELASTGKLTVLVVCSELERLNQSSPIGIFCEMARRAAEDLRKNEYLWSRYQFAWLDGPEIAMNIIMGNMEPPNILVFNYSTYEYYLNDDEPEKMTRASIVTWLDNLADGIEKGTTVALGGRSWPTRIKRMFYEVYSNVAQMFATQPLLSSCLFGVPIAFLSIICYSICSADFTVDREEFYPDDEDEDYDESVEEDERAHLVDPNHAKNE; encoded by the exons ATGCGGTGGCCGCCGTTAATCTTCCAGATCTTTGCTTTTTGTTCTGCAGCAGGTCCGTTAACTGTTGTTATGGACCTGAACgagaaatttttagaagttAGTAATGAGGGAATGTGGATAGTGAAG TTCTACGCTCCATGGTGTGCGCATTGTAAGCGTTTGCTTCCCGTATGGGAGCATCTTGGATATGCGGTCAGTGACAAAAATCTACCTGTGCGAGTAGCCAAAATGGACTGCACTCGATTCACTTCGGCATGTAATAAGTTGTCGATCACTGGATACCCCACTATATTCTT CTTCCGTCAAGGACGTCAGATAGAGTATTCTGGTGAGCGCACTAAAGAGGCGCTATACAATTTTGTTGTAAAAAGTTCTGCCCCCATTGTTGAGAAAGTCAACGCTGTTAGGCTCAACGAG ATCAGACGAGATTCACGGTATGACCCAGCGTTCTTGATCATTGGCGATATTTCATTCCTTTCCCTACAGATCAGACGAGATTCACGGTATGACCCAGCGTTCTTGATCATTGGCGATGAGAAGGATGAAGTGCAGGCCAAATTCGAAACAATAGCCGATTCCTTGTTTTCAAAG ACCAGATTCTTTTCCGCTGATCCTATAGCGGTTCCGACATCGCTGCGTGAGTCTGGAGCTCGAATAGCAGTATTTAAAGATGAGTCATTCTTCCCCTACCATGGATCTGTAG AAGGCCTAAAACGTTGGATTTTGGCCGAAAGGTGGCCACTGATGCCTCGTGCCACACCAACTAACCTTGGAGAACTTGCTAGTACTGGCAAGCTCACAGTGCTTGTTGTGTGCAGTGAG TTGGAGAGACTAAATCAATCTTCACCAATAGGGATATTCTGTGAAATG gcAAGACGCGCTGCCGAGGATTTACGAAAGAACGAATATCTGTGGTCACGTTATCAATTTGCGTGGTTAGATGGCCCTGAAATAGCAATGAACATCATTATGGGAAATATGGAGCCTCCTA ATATTCTGGTCTTCAACTATTCCACATATGAGTATTATTTGAATGATGATGAACCAGAAAAGATGACACGGGCTTCGATAGTGACGTGGCTCGATAATCTGGCTGATGGTATAGAGAAAGGGACAACTGTTGCGCTTGGAG GTCGCTCGTGGCCGACGAGAATAAAACGTATGTTCTACGAGGTGTACTCCAACGTTGCGCAGATGTTCGCCACTCAACCACTGTTGTCATCTTGCCTCTTTGGTGTTCCTATTGCGTTCCTCAGCATAATTTGTTATAG TATTTGTTCTGCGGACTTTACCGTCGACAGAGAAGAGTTCTATCCCGACGATGAAGATGAAGATTACGACGAGTCGGTGGAAGAGGACGAACGAGCCCATCTAGTCGATCCAAATCACGCGAAAAACGAGTGA
- a CDS encoding hypothetical protein (NECATOR_CHRII.G5022.T1): protein MLLLLLVGLRTATACIASVDPEDVTTPPPPCLTCPLPVYRNNCNGVSGRSPCPNSAQANVQARNSGTDCILVFRCPAGTRAFVWPTGRNTPIPYSGTDLICDGPGGNQWRTDMGLNVESLSCMGPVPVVDCTLCPSVPRTYVDCTIYGRMNCYPNPAMISADIQKTGQQCRLIVLCGPGTTFHYIGPSGPVDTGSTIGIPICTMTGLTWVFMGTTITGVTCMSAT, encoded by the exons ATGTTACTCTTATTGCTAGTGGGGCTGCGGACTGCTACAGCCTGTATAGCGAGTGTAGACCCAGAAGATG TTACAACGCCTCCACCTCCTTGCCTGACGTGTCCGCTGCCGGTCTATCGGAACAACTGTAATGGCGTATCCGGACGATCTCCGTGCCCAAATTCTGCACAAGCCAACGTACAAGCAAGGAATAGTGGGACTGATTGCAT ACTCGTATTTCGCTGTCCAGCCGGTACAAGAGCATTTGTCTGGCCAACAGGGCGGAACACACCTATACCGTACTCAGGCACAGATCTAATCTGTGATGGACCAGGTGGGAATCAATGGCGCACGGACATGGGTTTGAACGTGGAATCATTGTCATGCATGGGACCTGTTCCTGTAGTTG ACTGCACATTATGTCCTTCTGTGCCGCGAACGTACGTTGATTGCACCATATATGGAAGGATGAATTGCTATCCAAATCCGGCGATGATCTCGGCCGACATACAGAAAACTGGTCAGCAATGCAG GCTCATCGTTCTATGCGGACCTGGCACAACTTTTCATTATATTGGTCCAAGCGGTCCGGTGGATACGGGTAGCACAATCGGTATACCGATATGCACAATGACTGGACTTACCTGGGTTTTTATGGGAACAACCATTACTGGTGTGACTTGCATGAGTGCCACATAA